A genomic stretch from Candidatus Nitrotoga arctica includes:
- the rodA gene encoding rod shape-determining protein RodA, which produces MIKRRLWQRFVAHLDPVLLTLLGLLLLVSLVVIYSASGGNWFRVLAQMTNILVACAALWIVANMPLHYLMRAAVPAYLLGMVLLIAVAFFGEITNGARRWLNIGVTTIQPSELMRIAVPLMMAWYFEKHEAMLTLKNYFVATLLLLLPVALIARQPDLGTAILIAASGFYVLFLAGISWRIMLTFLVIIMASTPFAWSTLHDYQRHRIMMLLDPAQDALGRGYHTIQAIIAVGSGGIFGKGYLNGTQAHLDFLPERTTDFIFAVYSEEFGLLGNIVLVSLYLFVIARGFVITANASTYFTRLMAGSITLTFFTYAFVNMGMVSGILPVVGVPLPLISYGGTSMVTLLLGFGMLMSIHTHKKLVQT; this is translated from the coding sequence ATGATTAAGCGGCGCCTATGGCAACGTTTCGTCGCGCATCTTGATCCCGTTCTGCTGACTCTGCTTGGATTACTTCTGCTGGTTAGCTTGGTGGTGATATATAGCGCCAGTGGCGGTAATTGGTTCCGTGTGTTGGCGCAGATGACAAATATACTGGTGGCGTGCGCCGCACTATGGATAGTGGCCAATATGCCGCTTCATTATCTGATGCGGGCTGCCGTGCCAGCCTATCTGCTAGGGATGGTGTTGTTGATTGCCGTGGCATTTTTCGGCGAAATCACGAACGGTGCTCGGCGCTGGTTAAACATTGGGGTGACGACCATTCAGCCTTCTGAGCTGATGAGGATAGCGGTGCCGTTGATGATGGCTTGGTATTTTGAGAAGCACGAAGCCATGTTGACTTTAAAAAATTATTTTGTCGCAACCTTGCTGTTGCTGCTGCCGGTGGCGTTAATTGCGCGCCAGCCAGATTTGGGTACGGCCATTCTGATCGCCGCTAGCGGATTTTATGTACTATTCCTTGCCGGTATATCCTGGCGAATCATGCTGACCTTCTTGGTCATAATAATGGCAAGTACGCCATTTGCGTGGTCCACGCTACACGACTATCAGCGCCACCGTATTATGATGTTGCTTGATCCGGCCCAGGATGCACTTGGCAGGGGCTACCACACTATCCAGGCCATCATTGCGGTGGGTTCCGGTGGGATATTTGGCAAGGGGTATCTCAATGGCACTCAGGCTCATCTTGATTTTCTGCCGGAGCGCACCACCGACTTCATTTTTGCGGTGTATTCGGAAGAATTCGGCTTGCTCGGTAATATTGTACTTGTAAGCTTGTACTTATTCGTTATTGCGCGTGGTTTCGTTATTACGGCCAATGCTTCAACTTACTTCACACGCCTGATGGCCGGGAGTATTACACTCACTTTTTTCACCTATGCCTTCGTCAACATGGGTATGGTGAGTGGCATTCTGCCAGTTGTGGGTGTACCGTTACCGCTCATTAGCTACGGTGGCACGTCTATGGTCACATTACTGCTTGGTTTTGGCATGCTTATGAGTATTCATACCCATAAAAAGCTGGTGCAAACTTGA
- a CDS encoding septal ring lytic transglycosylase RlpA family protein, with the protein MNKQTGLILFAAIILTACGSVPPRKEEMRSTPAPVIEAQATPAQPKRGGYLEGDSPGADVPANLDTIPNAVPRVEPLHRFANSQYTALGKTYTPLTTPGRFKERGIASWYGKKFHGKRTASGEIYDMYGMTAAHPTLPVPSYARVTNLSNKKSVVVRINDRGPFLRERIIDLSYVAAYKLGIVDNGSAEVVVEVESLAADSNVQPIEITDSVVVTPLKPTTAMSVSSEPAAMGNVYLQLGAFRSQQGAESFLGRMNIEFEGGGKRVELYQKDDDMVRVHIGPYSTQDEARAIAERLQPRLGFKPFVVLH; encoded by the coding sequence GTGAATAAACAAACTGGATTGATACTTTTTGCAGCAATCATCCTCACCGCGTGTGGCAGCGTACCGCCACGCAAGGAAGAAATGCGCAGTACACCCGCTCCTGTAATCGAAGCACAAGCTACCCCAGCCCAACCCAAGCGTGGCGGTTATTTGGAAGGTGACAGTCCTGGTGCCGATGTGCCCGCTAATCTAGATACCATCCCGAATGCAGTGCCGCGTGTTGAGCCGTTGCACCGTTTTGCTAACAGCCAATATACCGCTTTAGGAAAGACATACACGCCTTTAACTACGCCTGGTAGATTTAAAGAGCGAGGTATTGCTTCCTGGTATGGTAAAAAATTCCACGGTAAGCGCACTGCGAGTGGCGAAATATATGACATGTATGGTATGACTGCCGCTCATCCTACATTACCTGTACCCAGTTATGCGCGTGTAACTAACCTCAGCAACAAAAAGTCGGTAGTGGTGCGTATAAATGACCGAGGTCCATTTCTGCGTGAGCGCATCATTGATCTTTCATATGTCGCCGCTTATAAGCTTGGTATTGTAGATAATGGCAGTGCCGAAGTAGTGGTGGAGGTAGAAAGCTTGGCAGCAGACAGCAATGTCCAGCCTATAGAGATAACGGATTCGGTAGTTGTTACCCCCTTGAAGCCAACAACTGCAATGTCTGTTTCAAGCGAACCGGCAGCGATGGGTAATGTGTATTTGCAATTGGGTGCCTTCCGGTCACAGCAGGGTGCAGAGAGTTTTCTCGGACGTATGAATATTGAATTTGAGGGCGGTGGCAAACGCGTCGAGTTGTATCAGAAGGATGATGATATGGTGCGCGTGCACATTGGCCCCTATTCTACACAGGATGAGGCACGCGCTATCGCAGAAAGATTGCAACCGCGCTTGGGATTCAAACCTTTTGTGGTTCTTCATTGA
- a CDS encoding TOBE domain-containing protein gives MTMPPKQQIGSFSAPLSLDFDGGRVSARRLELLAAIGQANSINGAAKTVGMTYKGAWEAVEAMNNLAGVPLVVARQGGRGGGRAELTEVGQRLVDEMGRIAALQTQFFAALDEDGTLGNSFQLLKRIEVKTSARNAFMGIVESVQKSVVNAEVTLRLASGEALYAIVTGESVRSLDLVPGKVVYALIKASWIVLTPADEKIKTSARNRLCGVVSHIEEGSINTEVLLDLGKGITLAAIITNESHKMLELAVGSRACALIKASHIIVGID, from the coding sequence ATGACTATGCCACCTAAACAACAAATTGGTAGTTTTAGCGCCCCCTTGTCGCTCGACTTTGACGGTGGCAGGGTTTCCGCACGAAGACTTGAATTACTGGCTGCGATTGGTCAGGCAAACTCGATCAATGGCGCCGCAAAGACAGTCGGGATGACCTACAAGGGTGCTTGGGAAGCAGTTGAAGCCATGAATAATCTTGCTGGTGTACCTCTCGTGGTAGCTCGGCAAGGAGGTCGTGGTGGTGGCAGGGCAGAGCTAACTGAGGTGGGGCAGCGTTTGGTAGATGAAATGGGGCGCATTGCTGCTTTGCAAACCCAATTTTTCGCGGCGCTTGATGAAGATGGAACTCTGGGTAATAGTTTTCAGCTTCTGAAAAGGATAGAAGTAAAAACGAGTGCACGTAATGCTTTCATGGGAATTGTTGAAAGCGTTCAAAAGAGTGTAGTAAATGCGGAGGTGACACTGAGACTTGCCAGTGGTGAAGCCCTGTACGCCATTGTTACTGGGGAGAGTGTACGCTCACTGGATCTTGTGCCGGGCAAGGTCGTGTATGCTTTGATTAAGGCGTCATGGATAGTGCTGACTCCGGCGGACGAAAAGATCAAAACATCAGCGCGTAACCGTTTGTGTGGAGTGGTCAGCCACATTGAGGAAGGTTCGATAAATACCGAGGTGCTGCTTGATCTGGGTAAGGGTATTACGCTGGCTGCGATTATCACCAATGAGTCGCACAAAATGCTTGAGCTTGCTGTTGGTAGCCGTGCGTGCGCCTTGATTAAGGCGTCTCACATTATTGTTGGTATAGACTAA
- a CDS encoding substrate-binding domain-containing protein, whose protein sequence is MKITAIVNFFNYRYIPWSIFMLHEPLAQSFVITKRAKDSSLARRFAAYFQTPEARKIMESYGFVVPKK, encoded by the coding sequence ATGAAAATAACCGCTATCGTGAATTTTTTTAACTATCGTTATATACCTTGGTCTATTTTCATGCTTCATGAACCGTTGGCACAATCCTTCGTTATCACGAAGCGAGCCAAAGACAGCTCACTTGCACGGCGATTTGCGGCTTACTTCCAGACGCCCGAAGCGCGCAAAATCATGGAAAGCTATGGCTTTGTGGTGCCTAAAAAATAA